A window of Pan paniscus chromosome 10, NHGRI_mPanPan1-v2.0_pri, whole genome shotgun sequence contains these coding sequences:
- the KRT18 gene encoding keratin, type I cytoskeletal 18, with amino-acid sequence MSFTTRSTFSTNYRSLGSVQAPSYGARPVSSAASVYAGAGGSGSRISVSRSTSFRGGMGSGGLATGIAGGLAGMGGIQNEKETMQSLNDRLASYLDRVRSLETENRRLESKIREHLEKKGPQVRDWSHYFKIIEDLRAQIFANTVDNARIVLQIDNARLAADDFRVKYETELAMRQSVENDIHGLRKVIDDTNITRLQLETEIEALKEELLFMKKNHEEEVKGLQAQIASSGLTVEVDAPKSQDLAKIMADIRAQYDELARKNREELDKYWSQQIEESTTVVTTQSAEVGAAETTLTELRRTVQSLEIDLDSMRNLKASLENSLREVEARYALQMEQLNGILLHLESELAQTRAEGQRQAQEYEALLNIKVKLEAEIATYRRLLEDGEDFNLGDALDSSNSMQTIQKTTTRRIVDGKVVSETNDTKVLRH; translated from the exons ATGAGCTTCACCACTCGCTCCACCTTCTCCACCAACTACCGGTCCCTGGGCTCTGTCCAGGCGCCCAGCTACGGCGCCCGGCCGGTCAGCAGCGCGGCCAGCGTCTATGCAGGCGCTGGGGGCTCTGGTTCCCGGATCTCCGTGTCCCGCTCCACCAGCTTCAGGGGCGGCATGGGGTCCGGGGGCCTGGCCACGGGGATAGCCGGGGGTCTGGCAGGAATGGGAGGCATCCAGAACGAGAAGGAGACCATGCAAAGCCTGAACGACCGCCTGGCCTCTTACCTGGACAGAGTGAGGAGCCTGGAGACCGAGAACCGGAGGCTGGAGAGCAAAATCCGGGAGCACTTGGAGAAGAAGGGACCCCAGGTCAGAGACTGGAGCCATTACTTCAAGATCATCGAGGACCTGAGGGCTCAG ATCTTCGCAAATACTGTGGACAATGCCCGCATCGTTCTGCAGATTGACAATGCCCGTCTTGCTGCTGATGACTTTAGAGTCAA GTATGAGACAGAGCTGGCCATGCGCCAGTCTGTGGAGAACGACATCCATGGGCTCCGCAAGGTCATTGATGACACCAATATCACACGACTGCAGCTGGAGACAGAGATCGAGGCTCTCAAGGAGGAGCTGCTCTTCATGAAGAAGAACCACGAAGAG GAAGTAAAAGGCCTACAAGCCCAGATTGCCAGCTCTGGGTTGACCGTGGAGGTAGATGCCCCCAAATCTCAGGACCTCGCCAAGATCATGGCAGACATCCGGGCCCAATATGACGAGCTGGCTCGGAAGAACCGAGAGGAGCTAGACAAGTACTGGTCTCAGCAG ATTGAGGAGAGCACCACAGTGGTCACCACACAGTCTGCTGAGGTTGGAGCTGCTGAGACGACGCTCACAGAGCTGAGACGTACAGTCCAGTCCTTGGAGATCGACCTGGACTCCATGAGAAATCTG AAGGCCAgcttggagaacagcctgagggAGGTGGAGGCCCGCTACGCCCTACAGATGGAGCAGCTCAACGGGATCCTGCTGCACCTTGAGTCAGAGCTGGCACAGACCCGGGCAGAGGGACAGCGCCAGGCCCAGGAGTATGAGGCCCTGCTGAACATCAAGGTCAAGCTGGAGGCTGAGATCGCCACCTACCGCCGCCTGCTGGAAGATGGCGAGGACTTTAA TCTTGGTGATGCCTTGGACAGCAGCAACTCCATGCAAACCATCCAAAAGACCACCACCCGCCGGATAGTGGATGGCAAAGTGGTGTCTGAGACCAATGACACCAAAGTTCTGAGGCATTAA